A single window of Jiangella alkaliphila DNA harbors:
- a CDS encoding GntR family transcriptional regulator — protein MAASDSLDTRAGTVGTAGPLSPGDVPVMRRASLREQVRQAVEELIVFGRLAPGEHLAEESLAELLGVSRQPVREALQSLSVAGFVDLRAGRGAFVHEPTAREAREVFHVRALLESDSCRLAAQHVDDDGVRRLEAIYAEGHAASQRKEDPRRLIELNRAFHRTITEIGGNRVSLALLADLERRAGWYLATIISNRAPSSWAEHRAILDAVAARDPGLAHDLMLTHIDHSRDLLEFTGH, from the coding sequence ATGGCCGCCTCCGACTCCCTCGACACCCGGGCCGGCACGGTCGGCACGGCCGGGCCGCTGTCCCCGGGCGACGTCCCCGTCATGCGCCGGGCCAGCCTGCGCGAGCAGGTCCGCCAGGCCGTGGAGGAGCTGATCGTCTTCGGCCGGCTGGCACCGGGCGAGCACCTGGCCGAGGAGTCGCTGGCCGAGCTGCTCGGCGTGAGCCGCCAGCCGGTGCGCGAGGCGCTCCAGTCGCTGTCCGTCGCCGGGTTCGTCGACCTGCGGGCCGGACGCGGGGCGTTCGTCCACGAGCCGACCGCCCGCGAGGCGCGCGAGGTCTTCCACGTCCGCGCGCTGCTCGAGTCCGACAGCTGCCGCCTGGCCGCCCAGCACGTCGACGACGACGGTGTTCGGCGGCTGGAAGCCATCTACGCCGAGGGGCACGCGGCGTCGCAGCGCAAGGAGGACCCGCGGCGGCTGATCGAGCTGAACCGCGCCTTCCACCGGACCATCACCGAGATCGGCGGCAACCGCGTCTCGCTGGCGCTGCTGGCCGACCTCGAGCGCCGGGCCGGCTGGTACCTGGCCACCATCATCAGCAACCGGGCGCCGTCCTCGTGGGCCGAGCACCGGGCCATCCTCGACGCCGTCGCGGCGCGCGACCCCGGCCTCGCCCACGACCTCATGCTGACCCACATCGACCACTCCAGGGACCTGCTGGAGTTCACCGGTCACTAG
- a CDS encoding sulfite exporter TauE/SafE family protein: MSAIELCLLLLAALAAGSINGAVGSGSLVTLPVLLALGLDPAAAVTTNTIAMVTSALGGTLAYRKELREDRMHIRSLRYISVGGAVVGSVLLLTTSSDALDVIVPILIGFALVLVIVQPWLAAMARARAASRSDDNPFGSLGLRVSILGCSIYGGYFAAAQGILLLGALSAFSGRPLNATNGIKNLLTLTVNVTAATGFTIAYFLGHADVEWLAVAVMAVGATIGGYTGGRLAKALPNWVLRGLIIVVAVVSLGHELLD, encoded by the coding sequence ATGTCCGCAATCGAGCTCTGCCTGCTGCTGCTCGCCGCCCTGGCGGCCGGATCGATCAATGGGGCCGTCGGCTCCGGTTCCCTCGTCACCCTGCCGGTCCTGCTGGCCCTCGGACTGGACCCCGCCGCCGCCGTCACCACCAACACCATCGCCATGGTCACCTCGGCCCTCGGCGGCACCCTCGCCTACCGCAAGGAGCTGCGCGAGGACCGCATGCACATCCGCAGCCTGCGCTACATCTCCGTCGGAGGCGCCGTCGTCGGCTCCGTCCTCCTCCTCACCACCAGCTCAGACGCCCTCGACGTCATCGTGCCGATCCTCATCGGGTTCGCGCTCGTCCTGGTCATCGTCCAGCCCTGGCTGGCCGCCATGGCCCGCGCTCGGGCGGCGTCGCGGTCGGACGACAACCCGTTCGGCAGCCTCGGCCTGCGCGTCTCGATCCTCGGCTGCTCCATCTACGGCGGCTACTTCGCCGCCGCCCAGGGCATCCTGCTGCTCGGCGCGCTGAGCGCGTTCAGCGGCCGGCCGCTGAACGCGACCAACGGCATCAAGAACCTGCTGACGCTGACGGTCAACGTCACCGCCGCGACCGGCTTCACCATCGCCTACTTCCTCGGCCACGCCGACGTCGAGTGGCTCGCCGTCGCCGTCATGGCGGTCGGCGCCACCATCGGCGGCTACACCGGCGGCCGGCTCGCCAAGGCGCTGCCCAACTGGGTGCTGCGCGGCCTCATCATCGTGGTCGCCGTCGTGTCGCTGGGCCACGAGCTGCTGGACTGA
- the recO gene encoding DNA repair protein RecO, whose amino-acid sequence MPLYRDEGVVLRTQKLGEADRIVTLLTRNNGRIRAVGKGVRRTTSRFGARLEPFMHVDCQFATGRTLDIVTQAETIAPYGMSITDDYGRYTAGTAMLETAERLSAEEREPAVQQYLLLVGALRTLAGATHDPGLVLDAFLLRGLSVAGFAPSFEDCARCDAHGPHRLFSVQAGGMVCGSCRPSGTVAPSGDTVALLAALLSGDWPVADASAPRARREASGITAAFLQWHLERGLRSLGLVER is encoded by the coding sequence GTGCCGCTCTACCGTGATGAAGGCGTCGTCCTGCGCACCCAGAAGCTGGGCGAGGCCGACCGCATCGTCACGCTACTCACCAGGAACAACGGCCGCATCCGGGCCGTCGGCAAGGGCGTGCGGCGCACCACCAGCAGGTTCGGCGCGCGGCTCGAGCCGTTCATGCACGTCGACTGCCAGTTCGCCACCGGGCGCACGCTCGACATCGTTACGCAGGCCGAGACCATCGCGCCGTACGGCATGAGCATCACCGACGACTACGGCCGCTACACCGCGGGCACCGCCATGCTCGAGACCGCCGAGCGGCTGTCCGCCGAGGAGCGCGAGCCGGCCGTCCAGCAGTACCTGCTGCTGGTGGGTGCGCTGCGGACGCTGGCCGGCGCCACGCACGATCCCGGGCTGGTGCTCGACGCGTTCCTGCTTCGCGGGCTGTCCGTCGCCGGGTTCGCGCCCAGCTTCGAGGACTGCGCGCGTTGCGACGCCCACGGGCCGCACCGGCTGTTCTCAGTACAAGCCGGCGGCATGGTGTGCGGGTCGTGCCGCCCGTCCGGCACGGTCGCGCCGTCCGGCGACACCGTCGCGCTGCTCGCGGCGCTGCTCAGCGGCGACTGGCCGGTCGCCGACGCCAGCGCGCCGCGGGCTCGGCGCGAGGCCAGCGGCATCACCGCCGCTTTCCTGCAGTGGCACCTGGAACGCGGGCTGCGCTCGCTCGGCCTGGTGGAACGGTGA
- a CDS encoding isoprenyl transferase, which produces MKRTYTPPTPHPSGAVPPPIPAELVPAHVALVMDGNGRWANARGLPRTKGHEAGEAVLLDVIHGAIEIGVRHLSVYAFSTENWRRSPEEVRFLMGFNRTVIRRRRDELDALGVRIRWAGRRPRLWKSVIDELQDAEQRTRGNDVITLQFCVNYGGRAELGDAAAALAADVAAGRLRPAKVNERTLARYLYNPDLPDVDLFVRPSGEQRTSNFMLWQSAYAEMVFLDTLWPDFDRRKLWAAIETYARRDRRYGGADPAAPAV; this is translated from the coding sequence GTGAAGCGCACCTACACCCCGCCCACCCCGCACCCGTCCGGAGCCGTCCCGCCGCCCATCCCGGCCGAGTTGGTGCCCGCGCACGTCGCGCTCGTCATGGACGGCAACGGCCGCTGGGCCAACGCGCGCGGGCTGCCCCGCACCAAGGGCCACGAGGCCGGCGAGGCGGTCCTGCTCGACGTCATCCACGGCGCCATCGAGATCGGCGTGCGGCACCTGTCCGTGTACGCGTTCTCGACGGAGAACTGGCGCCGCTCGCCTGAGGAGGTGCGGTTCCTCATGGGCTTCAACCGCACCGTCATCAGGCGCCGCCGCGACGAGCTCGACGCGCTCGGCGTGCGCATCCGGTGGGCCGGGCGCCGGCCGCGGCTGTGGAAGAGCGTCATCGACGAGCTGCAGGACGCCGAGCAGCGTACCCGCGGCAACGACGTCATCACGCTGCAGTTCTGCGTCAACTACGGCGGCCGGGCCGAGCTCGGCGACGCAGCCGCCGCGCTGGCCGCCGACGTCGCCGCCGGCCGGCTGCGGCCGGCCAAGGTGAACGAGCGGACCCTCGCCCGCTACCTCTACAACCCCGACCTCCCCGACGTCGACCTGTTCGTCCGGCCGTCGGGAGAGCAGCGCACGTCGAACTTCATGCTGTGGCAGTCGGCGTACGCGGAGATGGTGTTCCTCGACACGCTGTGGCCCGACTTCGACCGGCGCAAGCTGTGGGCGGCGATCGAGACGTACGCCCGGCGCGACCGCCGCTACGGGGGAGCCGACCCGGCCGCGCCCGCGGTGTGA
- a CDS encoding MarR family winged helix-turn-helix transcriptional regulator, which yields MNASEGPAERHPIGYWLKLVDRLIDQGFDAVLGSAAVTPRHWQILNLLETGPATYAEIDDEAALYLAPHMPTVRPVVDDLCNRGWATPVTPDRVTLTETGVKALTDIQSRVGADRQRITEGITDDEYRAAVEVLARMATNLGWREERDMGPV from the coding sequence ATGAACGCGTCGGAGGGGCCCGCGGAGCGGCACCCCATCGGGTACTGGCTCAAACTGGTCGATCGGCTGATCGACCAGGGGTTCGACGCCGTCCTCGGCAGCGCCGCCGTCACGCCGCGGCACTGGCAGATCCTCAACCTGCTCGAGACCGGCCCGGCCACCTACGCCGAGATCGACGACGAGGCAGCGCTGTACCTCGCGCCGCACATGCCCACCGTCCGCCCCGTGGTCGACGACCTCTGCAACCGCGGCTGGGCCACGCCCGTCACCCCCGACCGCGTCACGCTGACCGAGACCGGCGTGAAGGCGCTCACCGACATCCAGTCGCGCGTCGGCGCCGACCGGCAGCGGATCACCGAGGGCATCACCGACGACGAGTACCGCGCCGCCGTCGAGGTGCTGGCGCGCATGGCCACCAACCTGGGCTGGCGCGAAGAGCGCGACATGGGCCCGGTCTGA
- a CDS encoding RNA polymerase sigma factor, with protein sequence MDGGIEDLLREQAPQVLGALVRRYGHFDAAEDAVQDALLAAAVQWPDDGVPDNPRAWLITVASRRLTDQLRSESARRRREETAAALTPSDGQFAAPPADEQPPDTDDTLTLLFMCCHPALSAPSQVALTLRAVGGLTTTQIARAFMVPESTMGQRISRAKQSIKTAGARFDLPPEEDRADRQRAVLHVLYLIFNEGYTATSGADLQRVELAAEAIRLTRQVHRLLPGDGEITGLLALMLLTDARRPARTGDDGSLVPLAEQDRSRWDKAAIDEGVALVTGALERAELGPYQVQAAIAAVHDEAPAADDTDWPQIVALYEVLERLSPNPMVTLNHAVAVAMADGPQAGLALLETLSGDSRLAEHHRLEAVRAHLLEMAGDDDAARAAYRLAAQRTTSLPEQRYLEDKAARLTAPE encoded by the coding sequence ATGGACGGGGGAATCGAGGACCTGCTGCGCGAGCAGGCGCCGCAGGTGCTGGGTGCGCTGGTGCGCCGCTACGGCCACTTCGACGCGGCCGAGGACGCCGTCCAGGACGCGCTGCTGGCGGCCGCCGTGCAGTGGCCCGACGACGGCGTGCCCGACAACCCGCGGGCGTGGCTCATCACCGTCGCGTCGCGGCGGCTCACCGACCAGCTGCGCAGCGAGTCGGCCCGGCGCCGGCGGGAGGAGACGGCGGCCGCGCTGACCCCGTCCGACGGCCAGTTCGCCGCCCCGCCCGCCGACGAGCAGCCGCCCGACACCGACGACACGCTGACGCTGCTGTTCATGTGCTGCCACCCGGCGCTGTCGGCGCCGTCGCAGGTGGCGCTGACGCTGCGCGCCGTCGGCGGTCTCACGACCACGCAGATCGCGCGGGCGTTCATGGTGCCCGAGTCGACCATGGGGCAGCGGATCAGCCGGGCGAAGCAGAGCATCAAGACCGCCGGCGCCCGGTTCGACCTGCCGCCCGAGGAGGACCGCGCCGACCGCCAGCGCGCCGTCCTGCACGTGCTCTACCTGATCTTCAACGAGGGCTACACGGCCACGTCCGGCGCCGACCTGCAGCGGGTCGAGCTGGCCGCCGAGGCGATCCGGCTGACCCGCCAGGTGCACCGACTGCTGCCCGGCGACGGCGAAATCACCGGGTTGCTGGCGCTGATGCTGCTCACCGACGCGCGGCGACCGGCCCGCACCGGCGACGACGGCAGCCTGGTGCCGCTGGCCGAGCAGGACCGCAGCCGCTGGGACAAGGCGGCCATCGACGAGGGCGTCGCGCTTGTCACCGGTGCACTCGAGCGTGCCGAGCTGGGCCCGTACCAGGTGCAGGCGGCCATCGCGGCGGTGCACGACGAGGCGCCGGCCGCCGACGACACCGACTGGCCGCAGATCGTGGCGCTGTACGAGGTGCTGGAGCGGCTCTCCCCCAACCCGATGGTCACGCTCAACCACGCCGTCGCCGTCGCCATGGCCGACGGGCCGCAGGCCGGGCTGGCGCTGCTCGAGACGCTGTCCGGCGACAGCCGGCTGGCCGAGCACCACCGGCTCGAGGCGGTGCGCGCGCACCTGCTCGAGATGGCCGGCGACGACGACGCCGCGCGGGCCGCGTACCGGCTGGCCGCACAGCGCACCACGAGCCTGCCCGAACAGCGCTACCTGGAAGACAAGGCCGCCCGTCTCACGGCGCCGGAATGA
- a CDS encoding metal ABC transporter permease, with amino-acid sequence MSFLDYDFMQRALIAAVLTGLAAPAVGTYLVQRRLALMGDGLGHVALTGVAIGLLTGWAPVWTSVAVAVLGALAIDVVRANGRASADVALAMLFYGGIAGGVLITGLAGSTAATLNTYLFGSITTVSADDLWVVAVLAVVVIVLAVGLAPQLFAVCQDEEFARASGLPVRLYSMLIAVMAAVTVTVAMRTVGLLLVSALMVVPVATSQQLTRSFRTTFALAMVLGVVPSLGGVVFSYYVDVAPGASIVVASLAGFVLAWPAGSLLRRRRAAAAVNGEDPRVTGAHVTTEQHPHQHEPECGHPTVEHGDHTDYLHDGHLHAAHGRHYDEH; translated from the coding sequence ATGAGCTTTCTCGACTACGACTTCATGCAGCGGGCGCTGATCGCGGCCGTCCTCACCGGCCTGGCCGCGCCCGCCGTCGGCACCTACCTGGTGCAGCGGCGGCTGGCCCTGATGGGCGACGGGCTCGGGCACGTCGCGCTGACCGGTGTCGCCATCGGCCTGCTGACCGGCTGGGCGCCGGTGTGGACGTCGGTGGCGGTGGCCGTGCTCGGCGCGCTGGCCATCGACGTCGTGCGGGCCAATGGCCGCGCGTCGGCCGACGTCGCGCTGGCGATGCTGTTCTACGGCGGCATCGCCGGCGGCGTGCTGATCACCGGGCTGGCCGGCAGCACCGCGGCGACCCTGAACACGTACCTGTTCGGCTCGATCACGACGGTGTCGGCCGACGACCTGTGGGTGGTCGCCGTCCTGGCGGTCGTGGTCATCGTGCTGGCCGTGGGGCTGGCGCCGCAGCTGTTCGCCGTCTGCCAGGACGAGGAGTTCGCCCGCGCCAGCGGCCTGCCGGTGCGGCTGTACAGCATGCTGATCGCCGTCATGGCCGCGGTCACCGTGACCGTCGCCATGCGGACGGTGGGGCTGCTGCTGGTCAGCGCGCTGATGGTCGTGCCGGTGGCGACGTCGCAGCAGCTGACGCGTAGCTTCCGGACGACGTTCGCGCTGGCGATGGTGCTCGGCGTGGTGCCGTCGCTGGGCGGCGTGGTGTTCTCGTACTACGTCGACGTCGCGCCGGGCGCCAGCATCGTCGTCGCGTCGCTGGCCGGGTTCGTGCTGGCCTGGCCGGCCGGTTCGCTGCTGCGCCGCCGGCGCGCCGCGGCCGCCGTCAACGGCGAGGATCCGCGGGTCACCGGCGCGCACGTCACCACCGAACAGCATCCGCACCAGCACGAACCCGAGTGCGGACATCCCACCGTCGAGCACGGCGACCACACCGACTACCTGCACGACGGCCACCTGCACGCCGCGCACGGCCGCCACTACGACGAACACTGA
- a CDS encoding metal ABC transporter ATP-binding protein — translation MRAAVVDVHGLRVELDDRPVLHGVELKVVEGEVVTLLGANGSGKSTLVRAAVGLVPASAGEVRLFGTPLKSFRDWWRIGYVPQRTTAAAGVPATVREVVAAGRLARRKLFRPARKADRDAVEHAIELVGLAEHAGRSVSSLSGGQQQRVLIARAAASEPDLMVLDEPNAGVDRRSQEAFARALRTFVASGRTVLLVLHEMGPLAPLVDRGVVLDGGRVVHDGPLPTPLTTLTGQPDHHDDHREDYGAGLFG, via the coding sequence ATGAGAGCAGCCGTCGTCGACGTCCACGGGCTGCGGGTCGAGCTCGACGACCGCCCGGTGCTGCACGGCGTCGAGCTCAAGGTCGTCGAGGGCGAGGTCGTCACGCTGCTGGGCGCCAACGGTTCGGGCAAGTCCACGCTGGTCCGGGCGGCGGTCGGCCTGGTGCCGGCGAGCGCCGGCGAGGTGCGGCTGTTCGGCACCCCGCTGAAGTCGTTTCGCGACTGGTGGCGCATCGGCTACGTGCCGCAGCGCACGACGGCGGCGGCCGGGGTCCCGGCGACGGTGCGCGAGGTCGTCGCCGCGGGGCGGCTGGCCCGGCGCAAGCTGTTCCGGCCGGCCCGCAAGGCCGACCGCGACGCCGTCGAGCACGCGATCGAGCTGGTCGGGCTGGCCGAGCACGCCGGCCGCAGCGTCTCGAGCCTGTCCGGCGGCCAGCAGCAGCGGGTGCTCATCGCCCGCGCGGCCGCGTCCGAGCCCGATCTCATGGTGCTCGACGAGCCCAATGCCGGCGTCGACCGCCGCAGCCAGGAGGCGTTCGCCCGCGCGCTGCGCACGTTCGTCGCGTCGGGCCGGACGGTGCTGCTGGTGCTGCACGAGATGGGCCCGCTGGCGCCGCTGGTCGACCGCGGCGTCGTACTCGACGGCGGCCGCGTCGTGCACGACGGCCCGCTGCCGACCCCGCTGACGACCCTGACCGGACAGCCCGACCACCACGACGACCATCGCGAGGACTACGGGGCGGGCCTGTTCGGATGA
- a CDS encoding metal ABC transporter substrate-binding protein: MKNRRAAAAALSTVALAGLALTACGSDDDPVAGGGDGPVVAASFYPLAFVTERVAGDYATVENLTQAGGEPHDLELTARQVGEIADADLVVYLAGFQPSVDEAVEQNAEDRAVDVAGLVELLDNPEDEHEGESEEEHEGHDHGDLAGDPHIWLDPTNLEPIADAVADRLAEADPDNADDYRDNAEALSADLETLDQEYEAGLAQCTQRVIVVAHEAFGYLAHRYDLEQVGISGIDPEAEPSPERLAEVHDVVQAEGVTTIFYERLVSPDVAETLASDLGIEAAVLDPIEGLTDDTADQDYFSLMRANLETLRTANECS, translated from the coding sequence ATGAAGAACCGTCGTGCGGCCGCGGCCGCGCTGAGCACCGTCGCCCTCGCCGGCCTGGCCCTCACGGCCTGTGGGTCCGACGACGACCCCGTCGCGGGCGGCGGCGACGGCCCGGTCGTCGCCGCGTCGTTCTACCCGCTGGCCTTCGTGACCGAACGTGTCGCGGGCGACTACGCCACCGTCGAGAACCTCACCCAGGCCGGCGGTGAGCCGCACGACCTCGAGCTGACCGCCCGTCAGGTCGGCGAGATCGCCGACGCCGACCTCGTCGTGTACCTGGCCGGGTTCCAGCCGTCCGTCGACGAGGCGGTCGAGCAGAACGCCGAGGACCGCGCCGTCGACGTCGCGGGCCTGGTCGAGCTGCTCGACAACCCCGAGGACGAGCACGAGGGCGAGAGCGAAGAGGAGCACGAGGGCCACGACCACGGCGACCTCGCCGGCGACCCGCACATCTGGCTCGACCCGACGAACCTCGAGCCGATCGCCGACGCCGTCGCGGACCGGCTGGCCGAGGCCGACCCAGACAACGCCGACGACTACCGGGACAACGCCGAGGCGCTGAGCGCTGACCTCGAGACCCTCGACCAGGAGTACGAGGCCGGCCTGGCCCAGTGCACCCAGCGGGTGATCGTCGTCGCGCACGAGGCGTTCGGCTACCTCGCCCACCGGTACGACCTCGAGCAGGTCGGCATCTCCGGCATCGACCCCGAGGCCGAGCCGTCGCCGGAGCGGCTGGCCGAGGTGCACGACGTCGTCCAGGCCGAGGGCGTCACGACGATCTTCTACGAGCGCCTCGTCAGCCCGGACGTCGCCGAGACGCTGGCGAGCGACCTCGGCATCGAGGCGGCGGTGCTCGACCCGATCGAGGGGCTCACCGACGACACCGCCGACCAGGACTACTTCAGCCTGATGCGGGCCAACCTGGAGACGCTGCGGACCGCCAACGAATGTTCCTGA
- a CDS encoding Fur family transcriptional regulator, which produces MTVREQPAKEHRRTRQRAAVDEVLDQTDDFISAQELHALLRARGAGVGLATVYRTLQTLADDGRVDVLRSDAGESVYRRCVREEHHHHLVCRSCGATVEISGPTVERWAKSIADQHGYSDVSHTLEIFGTCPRCAA; this is translated from the coding sequence GTGACGGTACGCGAACAGCCGGCCAAGGAGCACCGCCGGACACGGCAGCGCGCCGCGGTCGACGAGGTGCTCGACCAGACCGACGACTTCATCAGCGCCCAGGAGTTGCACGCCCTGCTGCGCGCCCGCGGCGCCGGCGTCGGACTCGCCACCGTCTACCGCACCCTGCAGACCCTCGCCGACGACGGCCGGGTCGACGTCCTGCGCTCCGACGCCGGCGAGTCGGTCTACCGCCGCTGCGTCCGCGAAGAGCACCACCACCACCTGGTCTGCCGGTCCTGCGGCGCCACGGTGGAGATCTCCGGCCCGACGGTCGAGCGCTGGGCCAAGTCCATCGCCGACCAGCACGGCTACTCCGACGTCTCGCACACGCTGGAGATCTTCGGCACTTGCCCCCGCTGCGCCGCCTGA